From a single Fusobacterium pseudoperiodonticum genomic region:
- a CDS encoding proline--tRNA ligase produces MRFSKAYIKTLKETPKEAEIASHKLMLRAAMIKKLASGIYAYLPLGYRTIRKIENIVREEMDRAGALELLMPVVQPAELWQESGRWDVMGAEMLRLKDRHERDFVLSPTQEEMITSIVRSDISSYKSLPLNLYHIQTKFRDERRPRFGLMRGREFTMKDGYSFHTSQESLDEEFLNMKDAYTRIFTRCGLKFRPVDADTGNIGGSGSQEFQVLAESGEDEIIYSDGSDYAANIEKAVSELINPPKEELREVELIHTPDCPTIESLAKYLDIPLERTVKALTYKDMGTDEIYMVLIRGDFEVNEVKLKNILNAVEVEMATDEEIEKIGLTKGYIGPYKLPTEIKIVADLSVIEVTNHVVGSHQKDYHYKNVNYGRDYKADIVADIRKVRVGDNCITGGKLHSARGIECGQIFKLGDKYSKAMNATYLDENGKTQYMLMGCYGIGVTRTMAAAIEQNNDENGIIWPVSIAPYIVDVIPANIKNEGQVSLAEKIYNELQAENIDVMLDDRDEKPGFKFKDADLIGFPFKVVVGKRADEGVVEVKIRRTGETLEVSESEVVAKIKELMKLY; encoded by the coding sequence ATGAGATTCAGTAAGGCATATATAAAAACTTTAAAAGAAACACCTAAAGAAGCAGAAATTGCAAGTCATAAATTAATGCTTAGAGCAGCTATGATAAAAAAATTAGCTAGTGGTATTTATGCTTATCTACCATTAGGATATAGAACTATTAGAAAAATAGAAAATATTGTTCGTGAAGAAATGGATAGAGCAGGAGCATTAGAACTTTTAATGCCAGTTGTTCAACCAGCTGAACTTTGGCAAGAAAGTGGAAGATGGGATGTAATGGGAGCAGAAATGCTAAGATTGAAAGATAGACATGAAAGAGATTTTGTTCTATCTCCAACACAAGAAGAAATGATAACATCAATAGTTAGAAGTGATATTTCTTCATATAAGTCACTTCCTTTAAATCTATATCATATACAAACAAAATTTAGAGATGAAAGAAGACCTAGATTTGGACTTATGAGAGGTAGAGAATTTACTATGAAAGATGGTTATTCTTTCCATACTTCTCAAGAATCATTAGATGAAGAATTCTTAAATATGAAAGATGCTTATACAAGAATTTTCACAAGATGTGGTTTAAAATTTAGACCTGTTGATGCAGATACAGGAAACATTGGTGGAAGTGGATCACAAGAATTCCAAGTCCTAGCAGAATCAGGAGAAGATGAAATCATTTATTCTGATGGTTCAGACTATGCAGCAAACATTGAAAAGGCTGTAAGTGAACTTATCAATCCTCCAAAGGAAGAATTAAGAGAAGTTGAACTTATTCACACTCCAGATTGTCCAACAATAGAAAGCTTAGCAAAATATTTAGATATTCCTTTAGAAAGAACAGTAAAAGCATTGACATATAAAGATATGGGAACAGATGAAATATATATGGTTCTAATAAGAGGAGATTTTGAAGTTAATGAAGTCAAATTAAAAAATATCTTAAATGCAGTAGAAGTTGAAATGGCTACTGATGAAGAAATAGAAAAAATTGGATTGACAAAAGGATATATAGGACCATATAAATTACCAACTGAAATTAAAATTGTAGCTGATTTATCTGTAATAGAAGTTACAAACCATGTTGTAGGTTCTCACCAAAAAGATTACCACTATAAGAATGTAAACTATGGAAGAGATTACAAGGCTGATATAGTTGCTGATATAAGAAAAGTTAGAGTTGGAGATAACTGTATAACAGGTGGAAAGTTACATTCAGCAAGAGGTATAGAATGTGGGCAAATCTTCAAACTTGGAGATAAATATTCTAAGGCTATGAATGCTACTTACCTTGATGAAAATGGTAAAACACAATATATGTTAATGGGTTGCTACGGTATAGGAGTTACAAGAACTATGGCAGCTGCAATAGAACAAAATAATGATGAAAACGGGATTATTTGGCCAGTATCAATAGCACCTTATATTGTTGATGTAATTCCTGCTAATATAAAAAATGAAGGACAAGTAAGTTTAGCTGAAAAAATCTATAATGAATTACAAGCAGAAAATATTGATGTAATGTTAGATGATAGAGATGAGAAACCTGGATTTAAATTCAAAGATGCTGACTTAATTGGATTCCCATTCAAAGTTGTTGTTGGAAAAAGAGCAGATGAAGGTGTAGTTGAAGTAAAAATCAGAAGAACAGGAGAAACTTTAGAAGTATCAGAATCTGAAGTTGTAGCTAAAATAAAAGAATTAATGAAACTTTATTAA
- the rpsF gene encoding 30S ribosomal protein S6 — protein sequence MKKYEIMYIINPTVLEEGRDELINQINSLLTANGATIAKTEKWGERKLAYPIDKKKSGFYVLTTFEMDGTKLAEVEAKINIMEAVMRHIVVRLD from the coding sequence ATGAAAAAATATGAAATTATGTACATCATCAACCCTACTGTATTAGAAGAAGGTAGAGACGAGTTAATAAACCAAATAAACTCTTTATTAACTGCAAATGGAGCTACAATAGCTAAGACAGAAAAATGGGGAGAAAGAAAACTTGCTTATCCAATCGATAAGAAAAAATCAGGTTTTTATGTACTAACTACTTTTGAGATGGACGGAACAAAATTAGCAGAAGTAGAAGCTAAAATAAACATTATGGAAGCTGTAATGAGACATATAGTTGTAAGACTTGACTAA
- the rpsR gene encoding 30S ribosomal protein S18: protein MAEFRRRRAKLRVKAEEIDYKNVELLKRFVSDKGKINPSRLTGANAKLQRKIAKAVKRARNIALIPYTRIEK, encoded by the coding sequence ATGGCAGAATTCAGAAGAAGAAGAGCAAAATTAAGAGTTAAAGCTGAAGAAATTGATTATAAAAATGTTGAACTTTTAAAAAGATTCGTATCTGATAAAGGAAAAATCAATCCTTCAAGATTAACTGGAGCTAATGCTAAATTACAAAGAAAAATAGCAAAAGCTGTTAAAAGAGCAAGAAATATAGCTCTTATACCATATACAAGAATTGAAAAATAG
- a CDS encoding M48 family metallopeptidase → MKKIKNIILMLFVSLILISCSTAPLTGRRQLKMVSDEAVAQSSISQYNQMIAELRQNKLLANNTADGQRINQIGRRISRAVEEYLAANGMQDKIRNLQWEFNLIKSKDINAFALPGGKIAFYTGILPVLKTDAAIAFVMGHEIGHVIGGHHAESASNQNLAGFLMIGKKLIDAVTGVPIISDDLAQQGLSLGLLKFNRTQEYEADKYGMIFMAMAGYNPQEAIAAQQRMMDLGGSQGAEILSSHPSTQNRIEELKRFLPEAMKYYKK, encoded by the coding sequence ATGAAAAAAATCAAAAATATAATTTTAATGTTGTTTGTATCTTTAATTTTAATATCTTGTTCAACTGCACCTTTAACAGGAAGAAGACAGTTGAAGATGGTAAGTGATGAGGCTGTAGCTCAATCTTCTATATCACAATACAATCAAATGATAGCTGAATTAAGACAAAATAAATTGTTAGCAAATAATACTGCTGATGGACAAAGAATAAATCAAATAGGAAGAAGAATCTCTAGAGCTGTTGAAGAATATTTAGCTGCAAATGGAATGCAAGATAAAATAAGAAATCTACAATGGGAATTTAACCTAATAAAGAGTAAGGATATAAATGCTTTTGCATTACCAGGAGGAAAAATTGCTTTCTATACAGGAATATTACCAGTATTAAAAACAGATGCAGCAATAGCTTTTGTAATGGGACATGAAATAGGTCACGTTATAGGTGGACACCATGCAGAAAGTGCAAGTAACCAAAACTTAGCTGGATTCTTGATGATAGGTAAAAAACTTATAGACGCTGTGACAGGAGTTCCTATTATTAGTGATGATTTAGCTCAACAAGGACTATCATTAGGGCTTTTAAAGTTCAACAGAACTCAAGAATATGAAGCAGATAAATATGGAATGATATTTATGGCTATGGCAGGATATAATCCACAAGAAGCTATAGCTGCACAACAAAGAATGATGGACTTAGGTGGAAGTCAAGGAGCAGAAATACTATCTTCTCACCCTTCTACTCAAAATAGAATAGAAGAGTTAAAAAGATTTTTACCAGAAGCTATGAAATACTATAAAAAATAA
- a CDS encoding type II toxin-antitoxin system Phd/YefM family antitoxin, with the protein MTNTNATNLRKNLFSYLDSTIEYNDIINVNTKKGNVIIISESEYNGLLETLYLLSDPTMKEKLETAKNATDEDYEVFEW; encoded by the coding sequence ATGACAAATACAAATGCTACAAATTTAAGAAAGAATTTATTTTCATATTTAGATTCTACTATTGAGTATAATGATATTATAAATGTAAATACCAAAAAAGGAAATGTAATAATAATAAGTGAAAGTGAGTATAATGGTTTGTTAGAAACTTTGTATTTATTATCAGATCCTACAATGAAAGAAAAATTAGAAACTGCAAAAAATGCGACTGATGAAGATTATGAGGTATTTGAATGGTAG
- a CDS encoding Txe/YoeB family addiction module toxin, giving the protein MVDEEYKIYILKKANKDKENIKQFPALKNNVDKLIKLIKKNPFQTPPPYEALIGDLKGYYSRRINKQHRLVYEVIEDEKRINIISMWKYYEF; this is encoded by the coding sequence ATGGTAGATGAAGAATATAAAATATACATATTAAAAAAGGCAAATAAAGATAAAGAAAATATAAAACAATTTCCAGCCCTAAAAAATAATGTTGACAAATTAATAAAGTTAATTAAAAAGAACCCTTTTCAAACCCCACCACCTTATGAAGCTTTAATAGGAGATCTTAAGGGGTATTATTCAAGAAGAATTAATAAGCAACATAGACTCGTATATGAAGTCATTGAAGATGAAAAAAGAATAAATATCATTAGTATGTGGAAATATTATGAATTTTAA
- a CDS encoding MerR family transcriptional regulator, protein MTIKEVSEELGLTQDTLRYYEKVGMIPPVTRTEGGIRDYQKEDLEWVKLATCMRSAGLPVKVMIDYLSLYKQGDSTIQQRCNLLKEQREKLLEQRKQIEETLEKLNYKIAKYEIAVETGKLTWDKE, encoded by the coding sequence ATGACAATTAAAGAAGTGAGCGAAGAATTAGGATTGACACAAGATACACTTAGATATTATGAAAAAGTTGGAATGATACCTCCTGTTACAAGGACAGAGGGAGGAATTAGAGATTATCAAAAAGAAGATTTAGAATGGGTTAAATTAGCAACTTGTATGAGAAGTGCAGGTTTACCAGTGAAAGTAATGATAGATTATTTAAGTTTATATAAACAAGGAGATTCAACAATTCAACAAAGATGTAATCTTTTGAAAGAACAAAGAGAAAAATTATTGGAACAAAGAAAACAAATAGAAGAAACATTGGAGAAATTAAACTATAAGATTGCAAAATATGAAATTGCAGTTGAAACAGGAAAGTTAACTTGGGATAAAGAATAG